GGGAACAACCCCTTTTTTCTCACCATAAGGGCTGTTTGTCCCCATAAGCATAGTAAacttccaatttttggtcctcacaaagatatgtctgtctctctctctctctctcactcacacacacacacacacagtgttgtgAGAGACAGGAAAACGGTTAGGGTTGGACACATTTAGTCATCTCAGGCACAAATCGAGCTGTTTGACCTCTTTCTGGGGATGGAAAGTGATTCATGCCGGTATAGAGCTGGGAAATTGTGCTTATGTGCGGTTAGGAATCTAAATCATGACCTTATTTGTGGTTTGGGTTTACGGTGATGAgttgtcttgtttttaatttctttcaaCAGGACTTCAAAAATGATAAAGAGTATTTGACGGCAGAAATGAGACAAATGCTGCTCACTGGAAAGGTAAATGCACAACACCGAGGCTTGTTACGTTACATTAGGTTAGTTACCCACAGTTTCTCAGTAAACTCTAAATTTGAGTCATGATGTGGAGCTAAgaggtttaaaaaaatttttccATGTTATTCTGAGCACAGAAAGCTGAATTCTCTTTCACTATGTAGCCCAAACCAGCTCCTGTGTTAGGAGCAGTGAACAAGCCTCTGACGGTACCAGGGAGGAGGATCTTCACCAAGACCACCACAGCTTCAGACACAACCAGTAACACCAGCACCAACTCCTCTCCTCTGAGCTCAACAATCAACAAGAACAGGTAAGCACGCAGACACAGATGCTACAGGCGCTCGCTCTTAAACATAAAGTTTCTGGTATCACTGACGCTCTCTGCGTCTCACAGTAACAGCAGCTCTACCAACGAGTCGTCAGAGagcagagcacaggaaaacaatgAGAACCCAGTCATCAAGGCTGAAGAGGTGAAGAAGGTAATCTCACGTGGGAACTACACATTTCCTGCGTTTAAGCACTGTTTTTACCCAACTGAACTCTTACTGCCGTTTCCCAGGTCGAGCCCAGTCAGAAAGCAGCTCCCGATGCCGGGACAGAAGCGTCGCCTGTCAAACGACGTGGTCGCCCGCCTaaatcagctgctgctgctccagtAGCAGCTGACAAAGAGGGAGGAGCGGCACCAGTGGGGGGTGGAACCAGCAGAGGCAGGAAAAGGGCAGCTGACCCCAACTCGAACCCGTCTGCAGAGTCAATCAACATCAAGATGtcaaaacagcagcagcagaatgaCGAAGGGACAAAGAGACAGATTGACCTGCAGAGGTGAGGTCTGAGGATGAGAGGAAGGTGGTTTGCTGGATTCAGATCTGGTGAtcgtggaggccatttgagtacagtgaactcattttcATTAAGCTTTGTGACACGGCCCTTGgccctgctggaagcagccatcagaggGTGCTTAAACAATGCTTTGTGTGTACTAAGGAGCCCAGAGTGCTACAAGAAAATACTCCCCACATGATTACAcatccaccagcagcctgaaacATAATACAAGCTAGGATGGGTGCTTTCATGttatttacaccaaattctgaccccgACTTTACCAGTTTGTCAGCAGAAATTCAGCCTTCCTGTCAGCTCACAGCCTTCTGGTTATTcctctctgacctctggcatcaacaaagtATTTTCTCCCAGAGAACTTTTGCTCGCTCAATATATCCCTCGTCACTGGCTTTCAAAATGGCGGTTTTGATTTTCGCGAAGGAGTCACTAATGTGACGCCACCGTGCAGTCTGTCAGTTTCAGATCGCTTGGAGCAGAGAGTACCTACTCTGATGTAGGAGCtttaaaaaaggctttgattgtCCCTCCCTCCTCTGGGGTAATGAAAATATTCCTCTGGTATGAAAGTGATTACTGTTCCTACAGATTTTAGGGGCAACCTGCATTACAAAGTGATCACTACTGAGATGTTGATGATGATTGCGCTGACACTGACTCAAAACTTCTTTGTCTTTCAGGTAAAGAGGAAACCACTGAAGGTGAAACCAAGACTGTAGAGACTGGGCCAGACTCTTCCTTATATCTTCCCAACCCTGTGTACAAGCTCCTCTGACTCTTAAAGCTTTCCTGGATACATTATGGACCTttcttaaaacacacaaacaggcgcacacacacacacacacaagcacgcacacacacacacactctagaAGGTTTTACCTTGTAGTCATGATTTGAAGCTCATTGTATGTAGGTCTTACTCAGaatcatgttatttttttcctttgtgtttgttgctctttgcttcttttgtggagccatttttaagaaaaaacaggATGGACATTTTACAGCCGTTTTAATCTGGTTATGATTGTTGCTTATTAAATCCCCTGGGAAAATCCTACTGTACGTCTCTTGAcctcttcctctgtgtgtctgtgttgcacagtgtttttttttttttttttattatatttctttCTCATCGGGTTTTTTACACAgttatattttgtaaatatgCCTGTGTAACTTTCCACTGAAAACCTTTTGAATATCTAagtgaaaacagttaaaaatctTTGCAGCAGTTGGCTTAAATATGGGAACACCTGATGCATTTAACAGATGTACCGGCACCAAAATTTTATACACTTTGGTAAGTTTAGGTTTCTAACTTTGGTATGTTTAGGTGCTTTAGCTTGTTTATAGCATCACAAGGCCAGTTAGAAACTTGCGGTGGCTTCTCAAGTGACACCAGTAATGCTTTTAAAGGCCTTTTGATTTATTTCCAGTGCGTGTAAATGGACAAAATTAAGCGGTCAAGCATTTCTGGATACTGTGCTCCCAGCTCTGCTCGCTGCCTCGTGCCCTGGACATGTCAGAGGCTCTGAAAATGAGCTGGGTTTTaatgacttttgttttttttttcttttttacatctGAAGTACTTCACTTTGGATTGCATAAATGATATATAACTATCCAAGTATGTGTTCAGgattttgttcatcttttatgattgaatattttttgtacttttgtcaGTTTTCTGTTGGGTTATTCCTGATTTTTAAGCATTGAGTGAGTGGATACCATGTGGGTTGTGTTGATGACGGGGACTAAGTATGCCTATACTCATgatcatatttaattttttccaaaaagaaaaaaaaataaatgcttttaGATGTTATGGTGCAGTGCGTTTGTCTCTATGCCTGTGTTTTGGAAGTGCAGATTTCAAAAACACGGGTgattttccacttttttttttttattcaaagaaaCATGACACTGTCACAATAAATAACCATGCTTTTTTTATACTGCGGATGCTTGCTTCCGAgaacaagggaaaaaaataagtcTCAATCCAAATGGAGAAACTGAGATGCAACAGGCCCTTTTCTATGCTTGTAATCGTGCAATATTGTACATCATGAGGAAGACGGGGGAGGAGGGTGCccgtttttgtctttttcttagAAAATATTCGATCCAGCCATCAATGGTGCACTCTAGTGATAAGAAGGCTCTTTATTAAGAACCAAACCCAGCTATTTACAAGTAAGGGAGATGGCATGTGCATCCTGCCTGCCTATgaacttcctttttttccccccactgtgAGCAGAGACGGCTGCACATTAACTCCATGTTGCAGTGTAATACACTGCTGTGCTGGTAGGGACCGAGCTGGAGGTTAAGCAAAAATAATTCCTTTATTAAAAACAGAACGGCCCCTTGTGTGAGGATGCATCCACACCCTTTCTCTATATGCCAAGCATGTTTTTACAGTCCATGTACCTCAAAAtcaaaaatatgtgaaaacactTCCCAGGTCTGCTATTTCACTTAATAGAATAACAGAGGAGTTCCAGCCTCTTTTCCTACCTATAAGACATAGTTCAAAGACGACCTCAGTGAGTGTTTTATTTGGCTGTGTAGTAAAGCATGTTTGGGAATATAGGACATCGCCTATATACCTGTATATATGGCCAAAGCCTTTGATTGACTGGATCAGCAATAAAGTGTACAGCGCCGCCTCCTATTGGTTATGTTAATGAGCAGATCCTCAATCAGTGGCTGAGGATGTGcgtatggttaaaaaaaaaaaaaaaaacagcactgcAAACCCAAATCCTCAATGTCACTCATCAGAATCTTCCTCTCAAATGTCcgaaaaaaaatcccattcaCTTTCCATCAACGTGTCAGGTAGGGCTTTGGTTCCCTACCGGTATAACGCCAAACCGGGTGGTGCTTGGTGGATTTCCCCATCAGAAGTTCCAGGTGTCTCTGATTATAGAGAATGAGTCCTGCGAGATCCACGAGTGTAGGAGAGGGATGTTAAACCAAACAAACACCCACCGCATCATCTGGCCAAATCAAAATAAAGGCACCAACATGAAAGGACAAtaaacacgcgcacacacagacaaaaaagttGGACTGTAGATGATTGCAGAAAAAGTGGCTGAGCTGGCTGTTAGCTCCTGTGCCATGAGGGCCAGGATTTTGGCTGTGccaccctttaaaaaaaacaaaatacattcaGAGGGACTTCTCATGGATCACAAAAGCATGAAAACATTTATCTCCTTACAATTGTAAACTAGGCAtagtttatatttaaaataatctgtTTTACAATGccatgtaagaaaaaaaaaaaagtacatccCCACTGTATTTTCAAATTTACACAGATCTATTTACAGATTTTTcttctgtgcatgtgtgcagatgttggcaggtgtgtgtgtgtgtgtgtgtgtgtgattttgttctAAGTTtacatacagaaaataaaacctgTACATCCAAACTTCTGTAGTGGATTGAGGCATCAATGAAAGATTgttcaggagaaaaaaaaaaaacattacactgCTCATGCACAGCACTATCCAGTCAAGTAAATTTAATCCagcaagactttttttttttctttacagtaCTAAAAGTCTGTAGCAGAGAAACACACGGTCCAACTGGCTGCCGAAGGAATTAAACGGTAATGTAGTGTAGAAGCAGTCAGCAGGCTTTCCTTTCCTTACATTTTACCCTGGAAAATCCACCTGATTACAGCAGCTGTTCGATCCTTTACAACTTTAAGGAAatttgtgggggaaaaaataatgtgtttaAAGGGCATGGAAGACTGGATGCATGggtggattttttatttttttaagggtGGGAGGGCTTAATACTGAAATACACACATTGGGTTGGTGGGAGTAAAGACTCGGCAGGCAACGGGGTGCTGTGCATATTGGCAAATGCAGCGCTACTGGTGTTGACTTAGTAGCAAACAAACTGGTAATAAAAGAAGGCTCAGACTGCCATGGTGGATGgggtgtttgttttctgtgtaacAAAAGGCAGTGGTGGAGGAGCTGACACTGTGATGAAGGGTTTTTGGATCCTCACACCTGGCTTCAGTTGCTTAGGAGCAGCTCTGTCGCCGTTTCCACGTCCCAGGATTTTGAAGACAAGGCCGCTATTACTGCATTCTGTATAAAAGGAGGaaagaaagtttaaaaatgatTCTCATTTGAAAATTCACAGATCTCACAAAGGCTGCAGAGAACAAGAACCACCAACTGCAGCTGGAGTCCATCCACGAGACAAGAAACCCACTGGAGAGATAGCTGAATATACTGTTTGTCTGTCACAAAGTACTGtggaaatgtaaatgtttgcaTATGCTTACTGCATAATAATAAATTCAATAACGCATTGGTGCATACACAACACATGCTCACGAACACAAATGAatacttgtgtgtgttttgtgtaatCCATCTTGCAAGGCCAAAATTTACAAGGCTCCAGCCATTTTGAGAAAGTTATTCATACACTAGAGACTATTCTGAACtataaagtaaagaaaaaaagatccaCAGACATAAAAAGGGAAGAAATCGACTTTTTTAAAAGCCTTAATTCTGGCAGGTAAGAAGGCCATCAGGAGGAAATGGTTGAAAAGTGAGCCCCCAACATTAAACCATATGCACTGCTGACGAACTGtacagagtgaaaaaaaaaacccccaaaaacctATGAGCTGAGACATAAGGCCgacaaaaattagaataaactATGTAAAGATAAGTTATAACCAGATGTTTCCAGCTTATCAGCACTGTATACCATGCCCCATTCATTTCTTACTTCTGTACCTGTAAAAAGTTCTGGTTTAAATAAagactattaaaaaaataataatgataataaaattcTGGCTACCGCCAATGCTAGCCAATAGCCTCCTAGCAGACACATCTATGctatcaattttaaaatcctatgttGCCTTGTTCTCAACTTatcgcattcacaagattttcagaaaacttgacctctgactttgACATTGAGGTCTCTGAGATTCAAACTTCTCCGAGATTTTTAGGGGACACGCTGCCTCATTCtcgagttatcacattcacaaattTAGGTATTCACGTTGCCTGCCCGCCTGCCCCGCGGGGTGATGTCAATATTCCATCAGCCATTTACAGCGGAGGGGTAAAAATCATGTAAAAATTATTACATCACCATCCAACTTcaaacccccccccctccaaaaaatTACATTATACACATATATTATTGTGTATAATGACCGTATTGAATATAATGCCAGCAACAAACCAGAACACCGATGAATCTCATGCAGCGCTCGATCCATCACAGTTCACAGGTTACTGTAATGTGTAGGCGATCATTGTGTGCCAGTTGGTTTAAATCTGACCAAAACTGCAGCCAAAACCGACCAAAACCGGCATTCAGCTGAACAAACTAAGAAGTTGACACGCCACATCTCACTGTTCATTACCAAATATTTAGTTTTTGTCATTGGGTAAAAACATGGCGCCAGAGATGGAACAAGTCTTCAGGAAGTGAATAAAGGGTGTGGGGGGGTAAAACTTCAAAGAATTTGGGCATTTCATTATCTGCTgtatgagaaaagaaaaaggtagAAGGGCTTAAACTGAGCAGCTGACCTCTCTTATCAGGAAagaatgaagaaacagctttcaaaacaaaagcactTCTCTTTGTTTCACAAGCACAAAATGCTGTTGAAAGAAGATGTGATGCAACAGTGACGAGCATCGCTCTTTCTAAATGTCTCTAAAGCATGTTGCTGCCATTAAGCTTAAAATAAGCATGTTTCTTAAAATATGTTATTATGTTAAAGATAAGCTCAGTTTTCCAGACTGAGCCTAGGCTTAGACTAAAAActattttatcattatttacttttttaacgGAAAGCTTCAGTGAATTTTTCCCTTACTCTAAAACAAGGGACAATTAATGTTTGGGAAACTGACTAATAGAGTGTAACTACATTTTACCTATAAATGTGAGGgcacaacaaaacaaagtgcTTCTGACCTTATCGAAGCCCATGGCGCAGAGTTTGTCTATTTTACGTGTATAGTCGGGACTGGAGACAGGAGCGCCCGCGTAGACGTGAGACCAAAGCCTCGCAGTCTGTTTGAACATTTCTGGGTTCTGCTTATACTGAGGATTCAGAAAGACAGGTCTGTGAGCAACATCACAAAATTAATTAGCAAATATGGCAGATTTTATTTTAGACACAAGTTCACACCAGGTACCGAGACACGTACAGTTACCCAAATATAATTTGGTACTTTTATATCCGATTATAAGCAGATAAAATGCGAGTCGTGCATTAAGTCCTTCCCACCTGGTTTGCTACTACTGCATCCTGTGGATCGTCTGGTTCTGCTGCAGCGAGGAGAGCCTGTAGAGATAACAGCACTGTCCTCAAGGTCATAGCAGCTGCCCTGAGAGAAGGTGAGAGGGCAGGTTAAGTGGATGGagcacacaggcacacagagaACAGTTCAGATACTTTGCACTTACCACTGGTCTTTTAAAATGTCCAGGCATATTGCTCCTGTCACAGAACTGATATTAGGATGCCAGATCTTAGTGATGAAGCGCACCTAGGAGATACAAATGAGGAAGCGTTATCTAGAGAAGAACATGAGGtgacagaaagaagaaatatttacagtttCTTACAACACATATGTCAGCATCCAGGCTACACTACAGTAGCTGTCATTTTACCATGTGTTGATGTATTGCAAGCCATTGCGAGGGAAATACTGCAAATTAATGAGCCAGCAGTTATGGTTTATGGCACCACTGCATTTTACATCTAAGTGACAAATTAACTTGATGTGTTAAGCATTTAACTTACTGTATAAGCCAAACGCAGGTAGTTTAAATCCGTAAACTGTTTCCTAACAGGTTATTTGGTGACATCATTTCAGGGAAAGATTTCTTACCACCCCTGTGTTGAGGGTATGTTTACAAGATTCATTTGCTTACAGGAAATCACCAAGGAcacaataaatgtttattttcactATCATCAGTATTAGACTTTCTCTTTCGTTTTAAACATACAAGCTATTAGTGACCAGAAACCTGAAAAGGCTGTTTATAAGTCATGTTATGCTGTTCTCTGTTAGAGCACTAAAACAAACCTAAGGTTTTGTTAAATGAAGCATAACAGCTGAATTTACCTTGAAACTCTGATGCTCATAAGAATTATAAATGGATTCCGGTCAAACTGCCACATAttagcttctcttcattgggtcactgttaaatccagaaaTGAATATAAAATCCTTCGACTCACACGCAaaatcttgaataatcaggccccatgaTATCCTAAAGACCTCATATTACTATACACTATACTTCTATTACATATCGTTCTTGGACTGCAtacttgtggttcctaaagtttctaaaagtagaatgggaggcagaggctTCAGCTTTCACGCCCCTCTTCTGTGAACCAGCTCACAGTTTGGATTTGAGAGGCAGACACCAcctttacttttaaaattagacttaaaattttacattttgataaagcatatagtcagggCTGGATCAGATAACCCTTTGTTATGCTGCTACAAGCTCTGACTGCTGcagggcttcccatgatgcactgaatgTTTTGCTCATCATTTATCTCCTTACTCTACCTGTTTTTATTCACCACCactgtatttaatcattaaGCTCTGGTTCGCTCTCCTTTAGTTTGCCTTTTGTCCCAtctgtttctgcttttttcGCTTTCCTCTCACCCCCAACtggttgtggcagatggctgccccctccctgagcctggttttgtAGATTTCTTGTTGCTAtatgggagtttttccttcccactgttgccaagtgcttgctcacaggggattGATGTTTCTATTATCGTAGAAACATGGGTGCTACATAATTAAAACTGATTTGAACTGCAGCACTGGGAGATGTTTTTGGAGTTGGGTACCATGCACAGGGTCACTTAGGCATGAGCAGTGGCAATTAGTGACAACCGGTTTTACCAGCTATAACAAAAGTGtacatattttcaaaataacTGAACAAGGAAGAGAGGCAGAGGATGAAAGACACTAAAGCAAATACCTTTGGTGGGTTAAAAGGATAGGTTTCTGGGATTTTTATTTCAAGCTGATATCTGCCACCtaggaaagagagaaaagcagaCATGCGGTAGTATATCAGACCACATGATGAGTATCACATATTTTGGCCATCATTTCCAATATGACAGTACCTTCATATGGTGTGTCTGGAGGCCCTGCTATCTCACCCCTCAGCTCTGTGAAGTTCTCGTCCACCAAATCTACTTTAATCTGGTTTTTACTCGTCTGTAGGTTggaacaaatgcaaaaaaaaaaaggaaagaaagaaagaaagaaagaaagaaaaaggcgTTACCCAGCTGTGTCTTCACATGTTCACATCAAATTGAAAACAAGAAGTCCCTGGCAAGATGGTTGTTAGAAAAGGCACGGCTAGTGTCATTTTGTGTTAACATTAAAAACCAGTTTGAGCCCCACTCCCAGAGGAAACGCTAGGACAATTCAGGTTAGCACCAAAGTTACAAAACTATAAAACAGTATTAACAGGACTTGGGCAGGAGGTGATATGACAGCATACACCTTTTAAATAAACGCAGTGTATTCAGACTCTTAACAAACAGCTGATTAACGCCTGATAAGTTTGTTGAACGTTGCAGCAAAACATCACGGCTGTTAATGCTAACTGTGGATACATGTCAAAATAACGTTAACGTTAGCAAGCCTTGCTAACTGCCGCTAACTCATTTACGCTGCTAAACAGCTGCGGTGCCCTGCCTGAGGCGCTAacaggccacacacacacagcacacactctAGGTTTATTTGACTTGTGTAATTAAAACAAAGGTGTGCGACGTTGTTTGTTAGGCATTCAGGGCCTGTCAGTTGAGAGAGCTGAATCCCCGGTGTTTCCTGAACACACCCACCTGACATAACAAGGGAGGTTCGCCTGGACGCTGATTTGAAGCTAAAGCTAGCTAAAGTTCTCCTGTTTGGGCCTGACCTGCTGCAACAGAGGACCCAAACCTGACTAAGGTAAATCTATTTGGTCACAATAACGGCTGCCGGTAGCGTATATATTAACAGAACTGACACAATTTTAAAGAAAGAGCTGAGTAGAAGTGAAAATAAGCCGGTAGCGTTACCGCACCTCTTCGCTTTTGAGAACTTCTTTGAACTCCCGTTTGATCCTTTGGACCGCAATGTTGGCCATGGCTGTGTCTGCTGAGCTGCTGCCGCCGCTGCTGCCTTCAAGCTACACCCGTGGCCCGTCTCcctgtgttgtttgtttgtttgtgtgtgtgtgtgtgtgagggggggAGGCCGCCTGTTCGGTGCTTTCCACACTTACGGAGCTCCTTTCACTTTCACCGTGTATAGCGCTTCTTTCCAGCTCAGAGAGAGCTCGCAGTCCGCCTGCCTGCCTGCGCTCAGCGTCAGTCCGTCcagaacatacacacacatagagagcAGCTGCATGGAGCACACACTAGAACTTTCATTAATGAGCTCTGGTGATAGTCAACCTGGGTTCATGCTCTTTTGTAACTTCCCTTCAGGGCATTTCTGTCATGGTTTCCATCTGATTGTGAGGGATTTTCTTCCTGGAATGGGAACTCTTTCTTACTCACATTTTATCTATATGGTGGTCAgtatctctgtgtgtatatatatgtatatatgtgtgtgtatgtatatatatatatatatatatatatatatatatatatatatgtaacgTTCTGCATATATGTTAAAAGCCATATATGCTATTAACAGTCCACATGCTTCTTTTGTAATTAAGCTTAAAACCTCTCAGTTCACCTCACATTGCAGCTTCTGTCACTC
This sequence is a window from Oreochromis niloticus isolate F11D_XX linkage group LG6, O_niloticus_UMD_NMBU, whole genome shotgun sequence. Protein-coding genes within it:
- the ube2kb gene encoding ubiquitin-conjugating enzyme E2Kb isoform X2, with the translated sequence MTLRTVLLSLQALLAAAEPDDPQDAVVANQYKQNPEMFKQTARLWSHVYAGAPVSSPDYTRKIDKLCAMGFDKNAVIAALSSKSWDVETATELLLSN
- the ube2kb gene encoding ubiquitin-conjugating enzyme E2Kb isoform X1 gives rise to the protein MANIAVQRIKREFKEVLKSEETSKNQIKVDLVDENFTELRGEIAGPPDTPYEGGRYQLEIKIPETYPFNPPKVRFITKIWHPNISSVTGAICLDILKDQWAAAMTLRTVLLSLQALLAAAEPDDPQDAVVANQYKQNPEMFKQTARLWSHVYAGAPVSSPDYTRKIDKLCAMGFDKNAVIAALSSKSWDVETATELLLSN